In a genomic window of Urocitellus parryii isolate mUroPar1 chromosome 2, mUroPar1.hap1, whole genome shotgun sequence:
- the Fam131a gene encoding protein FAM131A isoform X2, with product MGCIGSRSPAGQVSSDPAWAVEWIELPRGISLSSLGSARTLRGWSRSSRPSSVDSQDLPEVNVGDTIAMLPKSRRALTIQEIAALARSSLHGISQVVKDHVTKPTAMAQGRVAHLIEWKGWSKPSDSPAALESAFSSYSDLSEGEQEARFAAGVAEQFAIAEAKLRAWSSVDGDDSTDDSYDEDFAGGTDTDMAGQLPLGPHFQDLFTGRRFSRPVRQGSVEPESDCSQTVSPDTLCSSLCSLEDGLLGSPARLTSQLLGDELLLAKLPPSRESAFHSLGPLEAQDSLYNSPLTESCLSPAEEEPDPCKDCQPLCPPPVGSWERQRQASDVASSGVVSLDEDEAEPEEQ from the exons ATGGGCTGTATCGGCTCCCGGAGTCCGGCGGGTCAGG TGTCCTCGGACCCCGCGTGGGCTGTCGAGTGGATTGAACTTCCTCGTGGCATTTCTCTATCCTCCTTGGGATCTGCTCGGACCCTCCGAGGCTGGAGCCGGTCCTCTCGTCCTTCCTCGGTGGACAGCCAGGACTTGCCAGAG GTGAATGTTGGAGACACAATCGCGATGCTGCCCAAGTCCCGGAGAGCCCTAACCATCCAGGAGATTGCTGCGCTGGCCAGATCCTCCCTGCATG GCATTTCCCAGGTGGTGAAGGATCACGTGACCAAGCCTACAGCCATGGCCCAGGGCCGGGTGGCTCACCTCATTGAGTGGAAGGGCTGGAGTAAGCCAAGTGACTCACCTGCTGCCCTGGAATCCGCTTTTTCCTCCTATTCAGACCTCAGTGAGGGTGAACAAGAGGCTCGCTTTGCAGCAG GAGTGGCAGAGCAGTTTGCTATCGCAGAAGCCAAGCTCCGGGCATGGTCTTCAGTGGATGGTGACGACTCCACTGACGACTCCTATGACGAGGACTTTGCTGGAGGAACTGACACAG ACATGGCCGGGCAGTTGCCTCTGGGGCCCCACTTCCAGGACCTCTTCACCGGCCGACGATTCTCCCGGCCTGTGCGCCAGGGCTCTGTGGAGCCTGAGAGCGACTGCTCGCAGACCGTGTCCCCAGACACCCTGTGCTCTAGTCTGTGCAGCCTGGAGGATGGGTTGCTGGGCTCCCCAGCCCGCCTGACCTCCCAGCTGCTGGGTGATGAGCTGCTCCTTGCCAAACTGCCCCCCAGCCGGGAAAGTGCCTTCCACAGCCTGGGCCCGTTGGAGGCCCAGGACTCGCTCTACAACTCGCCCCTCACGGAGTCCTGCCTTTCCCCTGCCGAGGAGGAGCCAGACCCTTGCAAGGACTGCCAGCCACTTTGCCCACCACCAGTGGGCAGCTGGGAACGGCAGCGACAAGCCTCTGACGTGGCCTCTTCTGGGGTGGTGTCCTTAGATGAGGATGAGGCAGAGCCAGAGGAACAGTGA
- the Fam131a gene encoding protein FAM131A isoform X3 → MLPKSRRALTIQEIAALARSSLHGISQVVKDHVTKPTAMAQGRVAHLIEWKGWSKPSDSPAALESAFSSYSDLSEGEQEARFAAGVAEQFAIAEAKLRAWSSVDGDDSTDDSYDEDFAGGTDTDMAGQLPLGPHFQDLFTGRRFSRPVRQGSVEPESDCSQTVSPDTLCSSLCSLEDGLLGSPARLTSQLLGDELLLAKLPPSRESAFHSLGPLEAQDSLYNSPLTESCLSPAEEEPDPCKDCQPLCPPPVGSWERQRQASDVASSGVVSLDEDEAEPEEQ, encoded by the exons ATGCTGCCCAAGTCCCGGAGAGCCCTAACCATCCAGGAGATTGCTGCGCTGGCCAGATCCTCCCTGCATG GCATTTCCCAGGTGGTGAAGGATCACGTGACCAAGCCTACAGCCATGGCCCAGGGCCGGGTGGCTCACCTCATTGAGTGGAAGGGCTGGAGTAAGCCAAGTGACTCACCTGCTGCCCTGGAATCCGCTTTTTCCTCCTATTCAGACCTCAGTGAGGGTGAACAAGAGGCTCGCTTTGCAGCAG GAGTGGCAGAGCAGTTTGCTATCGCAGAAGCCAAGCTCCGGGCATGGTCTTCAGTGGATGGTGACGACTCCACTGACGACTCCTATGACGAGGACTTTGCTGGAGGAACTGACACAG ACATGGCCGGGCAGTTGCCTCTGGGGCCCCACTTCCAGGACCTCTTCACCGGCCGACGATTCTCCCGGCCTGTGCGCCAGGGCTCTGTGGAGCCTGAGAGCGACTGCTCGCAGACCGTGTCCCCAGACACCCTGTGCTCTAGTCTGTGCAGCCTGGAGGATGGGTTGCTGGGCTCCCCAGCCCGCCTGACCTCCCAGCTGCTGGGTGATGAGCTGCTCCTTGCCAAACTGCCCCCCAGCCGGGAAAGTGCCTTCCACAGCCTGGGCCCGTTGGAGGCCCAGGACTCGCTCTACAACTCGCCCCTCACGGAGTCCTGCCTTTCCCCTGCCGAGGAGGAGCCAGACCCTTGCAAGGACTGCCAGCCACTTTGCCCACCACCAGTGGGCAGCTGGGAACGGCAGCGACAAGCCTCTGACGTGGCCTCTTCTGGGGTGGTGTCCTTAGATGAGGATGAGGCAGAGCCAGAGGAACAGTGA
- the Fam131a gene encoding protein FAM131A isoform X1: MPMISVLGKMFLWQREGPGGRWTCQTSRRVSSDPAWAVEWIELPRGISLSSLGSARTLRGWSRSSRPSSVDSQDLPEVNVGDTIAMLPKSRRALTIQEIAALARSSLHGISQVVKDHVTKPTAMAQGRVAHLIEWKGWSKPSDSPAALESAFSSYSDLSEGEQEARFAAGVAEQFAIAEAKLRAWSSVDGDDSTDDSYDEDFAGGTDTDMAGQLPLGPHFQDLFTGRRFSRPVRQGSVEPESDCSQTVSPDTLCSSLCSLEDGLLGSPARLTSQLLGDELLLAKLPPSRESAFHSLGPLEAQDSLYNSPLTESCLSPAEEEPDPCKDCQPLCPPPVGSWERQRQASDVASSGVVSLDEDEAEPEEQ; encoded by the exons ATGCCTATGATTTCTGTGCTGGGCAAAATGTTTCTGTGGCAGCGTGAAGGGCCTGGAGGACGATGGACTTGTCAGACAAGTCGCAGAG TGTCCTCGGACCCCGCGTGGGCTGTCGAGTGGATTGAACTTCCTCGTGGCATTTCTCTATCCTCCTTGGGATCTGCTCGGACCCTCCGAGGCTGGAGCCGGTCCTCTCGTCCTTCCTCGGTGGACAGCCAGGACTTGCCAGAG GTGAATGTTGGAGACACAATCGCGATGCTGCCCAAGTCCCGGAGAGCCCTAACCATCCAGGAGATTGCTGCGCTGGCCAGATCCTCCCTGCATG GCATTTCCCAGGTGGTGAAGGATCACGTGACCAAGCCTACAGCCATGGCCCAGGGCCGGGTGGCTCACCTCATTGAGTGGAAGGGCTGGAGTAAGCCAAGTGACTCACCTGCTGCCCTGGAATCCGCTTTTTCCTCCTATTCAGACCTCAGTGAGGGTGAACAAGAGGCTCGCTTTGCAGCAG GAGTGGCAGAGCAGTTTGCTATCGCAGAAGCCAAGCTCCGGGCATGGTCTTCAGTGGATGGTGACGACTCCACTGACGACTCCTATGACGAGGACTTTGCTGGAGGAACTGACACAG ACATGGCCGGGCAGTTGCCTCTGGGGCCCCACTTCCAGGACCTCTTCACCGGCCGACGATTCTCCCGGCCTGTGCGCCAGGGCTCTGTGGAGCCTGAGAGCGACTGCTCGCAGACCGTGTCCCCAGACACCCTGTGCTCTAGTCTGTGCAGCCTGGAGGATGGGTTGCTGGGCTCCCCAGCCCGCCTGACCTCCCAGCTGCTGGGTGATGAGCTGCTCCTTGCCAAACTGCCCCCCAGCCGGGAAAGTGCCTTCCACAGCCTGGGCCCGTTGGAGGCCCAGGACTCGCTCTACAACTCGCCCCTCACGGAGTCCTGCCTTTCCCCTGCCGAGGAGGAGCCAGACCCTTGCAAGGACTGCCAGCCACTTTGCCCACCACCAGTGGGCAGCTGGGAACGGCAGCGACAAGCCTCTGACGTGGCCTCTTCTGGGGTGGTGTCCTTAGATGAGGATGAGGCAGAGCCAGAGGAACAGTGA